The following are encoded in a window of Lampris incognitus isolate fLamInc1 chromosome 15, fLamInc1.hap2, whole genome shotgun sequence genomic DNA:
- the stx11b.1 gene encoding syntaxin-11b.1: protein MRDRLSQLQEMSNGHVEPIEYAESSASGSFSNVDLEDELTHEAVVFDNNPALEEVFAQSQDIHRDVQLIRLEVKRLREQHSRVLQGTTRMSIIKRDSNAIAGDIKGRAESVLSRLKEMDNTAHKLEAEHGTNTAVTRIARTQYASLSNGFRDAMFDYNDAEMNHRENCKAHIQRQLEIVGQEVTGDQVEEMIETGQWNIFTEDIVTEGKTARSALTQIEKRHQELVDLESRVKSIHEIFLDIALLVEEQGPMTASIQTNVQKTDMAIQDVLVKLGKAKRHDQNNPFRKMFCGCFPCFK, encoded by the coding sequence ATGAGGGACAGACTGAGCCAACTGCAGGAAATGTCCAACGGCCATGTGGAGCCGATAGAGTATGCCGAGTCCTCTGCCTCCGGCTCCTTCAGCAATGTGGACCTGGAGGACGAGCTTACCCACGAGGCTGTGGTGTTCGACAACAACCCTGCCCTTGAAGAGGTCTTCGCCCAGTCTCAGGACATCCACCGAGATGTCCAGCTCATCCGTCTGGAGGTCAAAAGGCTTCGCGAGCAGCACTCCCGTGTGCTTCAGGGTACCACCCGCATGAGCATTATCAAGAGGGACTCCAATGCCATTGCTGGAGATATCAAGGGCCGTGCAGAGAGCGTACTGTCACGTCTGAAGGAAATGGACAACACAGCTCACAAGCTGGAAGCAGAGCATGGCACCAACACTGCCGTCACACGTATAGCCAGAACACAGTATGCTTCTCTCAGCAACGGTTTCCGTGATGCTATGTTTGACTACAATGACGCAGAGATGAACCACCGGGAGAACTGCAAGGCCCACATCCAGAGGCAGCTGGAGATAGTGGGGCAAGAGGTGACAGGCGACCAGGTAGAGGAGATGATAGAGACAGGCCAGTGGAACATCTTTACTGAGGACATAGTGACCGAGGGTAAGACGGCTCGCTCAGCCTTGACCCAGATTGAGAAACGTCACCAGGAGCTGGTGGACCTGGAGTCCCGCGTCAAGAGCATTCATGAGATCTTCCTAGACATTGCCCTGCTGGTGGAGGAGCAGGGTCCCATGACAGCCTCCATCCAGACCAATGTTCAGAAAACTGACATGGCCATCCAAGATGTCCTGGTCAAACTTGGCAAAGCCAAACGCCACGATCAGAATAACCCCTTCCGGAAGATGTTCTGCGGCTGCTTCCCTTGCTTTAAATAA
- the LOC130124805 gene encoding syntaxin-11-like, with protein MRDRLEMLQAIGKEQENHEPEQYRVEYDMDGMSLSHEAVVFESSPVIDSVLQESHFIRKEISLLRLEVGHLSKHNERFGTSTRRLTLLKQDSDSIARAIHRRGKALYSRLQALGTQSHELQEKEGPHAAVSRIIRGQYDSLALAFHSVMADYNEAEMVQRKLCRRRLQRQVSIVGFDISDKRLDVLVDKGGEGWAELSSNLQTEGGHSSRWALCEIKGRHRELVELETRLKEVHDLFLHMALLVEEQAPMLNNIEANMYATQEYVEKINIELKQAQRFKRKNPFLQCCPCLPCWSRVL; from the coding sequence ATGCGGGACAGGCTAGAGATGCTGCAGGCTATCGGCAAGGAGCAGGAGAACCATGAGCCTGAGCAGTACAGAGTGGAGTATGACATGGATGGTATGAGTCTGTCCCACGAGGCAGTGGTGTTCGAGAGCTCCCCGGTCATTGACAGCGTCCTGCAGGAGTCCCACTTCATACGAAAGGAGATCTCGCTCCTTCGTCTGGAGGTGGGGCACCTGAGCAAACACAATGAGCGCTTTGGCACCAGCACGCGCCGCCTCACCCTACTCAAACAGGACTCCGACTCCATCGCCAGGGCCATCCACCGGCGGGGCAAGGCTCTCTACTCCCGCCTCCAGGCCTTGGGCACCCAAAGCCACGAGCTACAGGAAAAAGAAGGTCCCCATGCCGCTGTGAGCCGAATCATCCGGGGCCAGTACGACTCGCTGGCCTTGGCCTTTCACAGTGTCATGGCTGACTATAATGAGGCCGAGATGGTGCAGAGGAAGCTATGTCGCAGGCGGCTCCAGAGACAGGTCTCCATAGTGGGGTTTGACATTAGTGATAAGCGGCTGGATGTCCTGGTAGACAAAGGGGGTGAGGGGTGGGCTGAGCTGTCCAGCAACCTGCAAACAGAAGGTGGGCACTCATCGCGCTGGGCACTGTGTGAAATCAAAGGAAGACACAGGGAGCTGGTGGAGCTCGAGACGAGGCTGAAGGAGGTCCATGACCTGTTCCTGCACATGGCCTTACTGGTGGAGGAGCAGGCACCCATGCTCAACAACATCGAGGCTAACATGTATGCCACGCAAGAGTATGTGGAGAAGATCAACATTGAACTCAAGCAGGCCCAGAGGTTCAAGAGGAAGAACCCATTCCTGCAGTGCTGCCCCTGTCTACCCTGTTGGAGTCGGGTTTTATAG